A genomic window from Fusarium falciforme chromosome 2, complete sequence includes:
- a CDS encoding ADSL-C domain-containing protein, with translation MLRTFVSCRRLATTIRLPSQPQCRRLGSISAFDSVIFRNLFGTQEIRNIFSDEAYIRRCVDVETALARAQAHCRVIPADAGDQITSQADVSALDLDRLRNETDIVGYPILPLVRQLSAMCGPAGKYVHWGATTQDIMDTASVLQVKAGLDVVDAKLSGVIAVLERLAVTHRDTPMAGRTHLQHALPVTFGYKCAVWLSGLYRHRERLQQLRPRALMVQYGGAAGTLASLGPGEDGINIRKQLASELGLADPPITWHVARDGIAEAINLLALIGGSLGKIALDLIIMSSNELGEVAEPFVPHRGASSTMPQKRNPISSEVILAASKVLRSNAGLVLDGMVSDFERASGPWHLEWVAIPESFVAAVGALHQAEFTLAGLEVHEGQMAANLAMSKGLIVGEAVMMSLAKYVGRQNAHDVVYEACKKTIERGGEATLLETLKEDKRVVDAISIEELEALCDPVNYLGSSQRMIDDTLGAYSK, from the exons ATGCTGCGAACCTTTGTATCCTGCCGTCGTCTGGCTACGACGATCCGGCTCCCATCTCAACCCCAGTGTCGCCGTCTGGGCTCCATCAGCGCCTTTGACTCTGTCATCTTCCGCAACTTGTTTGGCACCCAAGAGATTCGCAAC ATATTTAGCGACGAGGCATACATCAGACGATGCGTTGACGTCGAGACGGCGCTCGCGCGGGCACAGGCCCATTGCCGTGTCATCCCCGCCGACGCCGGTGACCAGATCACATCGCAGGCTGATGTCTCTGCTCTCGATCTCGACCGTCTTCGTAACGAGACTGATATTGTTGGATACCCAATCCTGCCCCTGGTACGCCAGCTCAGCGCCATGTGTGGTCCTGCTGGCAAGTACGTCCACTGGGGCGCCACGACGCAGGACATTATGGACACGGCCAGTGTCTTGCAGGTCAAGGCCGGGCTTGACGTTGTAGATGCGAAACTTTCTGGAGTAATTGCCGTCCTGGAGCGCCTTGCCGTTACGCACCGTGATACCCCCATGGCTGGGCGCACTCATCTGCAACATGCCCTGCCCGTCACCTTTGGGTACAAGTGCGCAGTGTGGCTCTCTGGACTGTATCGCCATAGGGAACGGCTGCAGCAACTGAGGCCTCGGGCTCTGATGGTGCAGTACGGAGGCGCTGCCGGGACACTTGCCTCGCTGGGGCCGGGCGAAGATGGCATCAACATTCGCAAGCAGCTTGCTTCCGAGCTGGGGCTGGCAGATCCGCCCATCACATGGCATGTGGCTCGTGATGGTATCGCCGAGGCTATCAACCTGCTGGCCCTTATAGGGGGCTCGCTCGGAAAGATAGCACTggacctcatcatcatgtcgTCTAACGAGCTTGGAGAGGTTGCCGAGCCGTTCGTTCCTCACAGAGGCGCCTCGTCTACGATGCCGCAGAAGCGCAATCCCATTTCCAGCGAGGTCATCCTAGCAGCCTCCAAGGTCCTACGTTCAAACGCtggcctcgtcctcgatgGAATGGTATCCGACTTTGAGCGCGCGTCAGGCCCATGGCACCTCGAATGGGTCGCCATTCCCGAGAGTTTCGTCGCAGCAGTCGGAGCTCTCCACCAGGCCGAGTTCACTCTAGCCGGACTTGAAGTGCATGAGGGTCAAATGGCGGCCAACCTAGCCATGTCCAAGGGGTTGATTGTCGGGGAGGCGGTCATGATGAGTTTGGCCAAGTACGTCGGTAGGCAAAATGCCCATGACGTTGTGTACGAGGCCTGTAAAAAGACGATTGAACGTGGTGGTGAGGCAACCTTGCTCGAGACGCTGAAGGAGGACAAGAGAGTGGTTGATGCCATCTCGATAGAGGAACTGGAGGCCCTCTGTGATCCGGTTAATTACTTGGGTTCATCTCAACGGATGATTGATGACACACTGGGGGCATATAGTAAATAG
- a CDS encoding Homogentisate 1,2-dioxygenase — MTVAPKPRVPATDPQKVFHYTDLQRTKPTRENDPYDYQPGWGNRHQSEVIPGALPIGQNNPQDRGFGLYTEGITYSAFAAPRALNSSTYMYRARPSAAHQGYSNIETKSHIENCFLSLNPKVEALPEQAEWSPFPLPPDNEKIDFTDGLHTLGGSGDPNLRQGIAVYVYMINTSMENKAYCNTDGDFLITPQLGILDIQTEMGKLFVQPGEICVIQRGVRFRINLAEGTSVARGHIAEVWGSTWELPDLGPLGGHGLANPRDFLFPIAHIDEDLHVPFTIVVKNNGKHIAIKQDHSPFDVVAWHGNCVPYKYDLTKFVAQNSTTVDHTDPSINTVLTAKSSDPHVPLADYLWFGPRWDVASNSFRPPYFHRNSATELLACIYGAGLGRSDEFQPGGCSYEGGHTPHGGFSDEYLLETPLQVNEPRRILTDQMTIMVESSRTFLFTEYARKICGVLHSQGTDYKVWERLPDRFSAHPLTKQLLARVAQDKANSRKAADYYHSLDLLKEATSAQPVKELAAHTNGHTNGDKAVVA, encoded by the exons ATGACTGTCGCTCCGAAACCCCGCGTCCCCGCGACTGACCCCCAAAAGGTCTTCCACTACACCGACCTCCAGAGAACCAAGCCCACTCGCGAGAATGACCCCTACGACTACCAACCCGGCTGGGGAAACCGACACCAGTCTGAAGTAATCCCCGGAGCGCTTCCCATCGGCCAGAACAACCCACAGGACCGCGGCTTCGGCCTGTATACCGAGGGTATCACATACTCTGCCTTTGCAGCCCCGCGGGCCCTCAACTCGAGCACATACATGTACCGCGCCAGACCTTCTGCTGCTCATCAGGGTTACTCAAACATTGAGACAAAGTCCCACATTGAAAACTGCTTCTTGTCTTTGAACCCAAAGGTTGAGGCCCTCCCTGAGCAGGCAGAGTGGTCTCCCTTCCCACTCCCTCCAGACAATGAAAAGATCGACTTCACTGACGGTCTTCACACTCTCGGTGGAAGTGGAGATCCCAATCTCCGCCAGGGAATCGCCGTCTATGTCTACATGATCAACACATCCATGGAGAACAAGGCCTATTGCAACACGGACGGCGACTTTCTCATCACCCCGCAACTGGGCATCCTAGATATCCAGACAGAAATGGGCAAGCTCTTTGTCCAACCGGGAGAAATTTGCGTTATTCAACGCGGAGTTCGCTTCCGTATCAACTTGGCTGAAGGCACGTCGGTTGCTCGTGGCCACATCGCCGAGGTTTGGGGGTCTACTTGGGAGCTGCCAGACCTGGGTCCTCTGggaggccatggcctcgCTAACCCAAGGGACTTTCTATTCCCTATCGCCCATATCGATGAAGACCTGCACGTCCCGTTTACCATTGTAGTTAAAAACAATGGAAAGCACATCGCCATTAAGCAGGACCATAGCCCCTTTGACGTGGTCGCCTGGCACGGCAACTGTGTTCCCTACAAG TATGACTTGACCAAATTCGTCGCCCAAAACTCAACCACAGTCGACCACACCGACCCAAGCATCAACACAGTACTAACAGCCAAGTCATCCGACCCTCACGTCCCACTGGCCGACTACCTCTGGTTCGGCCCGCGTTGGGACGTCGCTAGTAACAGTTTCCGCCCGCCATACTTCCACCGAAACAGCGCTACAGAGCTGCTCGCCTGCATCTACGGGGCCGGACTCGGTCGGTCTGACGAGTTCCAGCCCGGCGGGTGCAGCTACGAGGGCGGGCACACACCCCACGGAGGCTTCAGTGATGAGTATCTTCTCGAGACGCCACTTCAGGTCAACGAGCCACGTAGGATCCTAACAG ACCAGATGACCATCATGGTCGAGTCCTCACGAACCTTTCTCTTCACCGAGTACGCCCGCAAGATCTGCGGCGTCCTCCACAGCCAAGGCACCGATTACAAGGTCTGGGAGAGGCTACCTGACCGCTTCTCGGCGCATCCTCTTACCAAGCAGTTGCTCGCCCGCGTGGCACAGGACAAGGCCAACAGCAGGAAGGCAGCTGATTACTACCACTCTCTTGACCTGCTTAAGGAGGCGACCTCCGCTCAGCCAGTCAAAGAACTTGCAGCTCATACCAATGGTCACACAAATGGTGACAAGGCGGTGGTGGCTTGA
- a CDS encoding Carboxylic ester hydrolase yields the protein MSSSLFHPTLCATLHGVSRGEHVRQFRGLQYGTIPYRFANPEPPAALSGEVDCTDYGPRCPQNHVDFRHLLRIPQDEEIPAQDEDEFRCLNLEVTSPVLKTLPERPYPVLVWIHGGSQAVSFGTNASGLCDPTGLVQKSIDMAEPIIAVTINYRLNMFAFGDCASERNLALRDQQQALEFVKAHISGFGGDPENITIAGESAGAVYCHAHLLMGRPARQCILQSGTLHLSPPQPRGTAEMLIARVANELSRLGNWTLRDAPMSKMLEAQERLGLGSFYLQMEEKLEGWEERIGDHFQRVLIGDTEYESVLWRNGIESLSPEYICDAFDSAGEAAPALKKLYGIISDRPVSCKLGALDLLNDARFSLPIDLFMKQCQQAKKPSFRFLVDQPNPWQTSSRAHHGVDLLYLFNAYDLSHNHPAQEIARSMQEKWIMFIHGQDPWKPGEAFAFGPFGESRLLSPQALNARRRQQHVAALAALGSQKVNEIVARLATGRSSLLN from the exons ATGTCTTCTTCCCTGTTCCATCCCACGTTGTGTGCGACCCTTCACGGCGTGTCTCGGGGAGAGCATGTTCGGCAGTTCAGGGGCCTTCAATATGGAACCATTCCATACAGATTCGCCAACCCGGAACCCCCGGCGGCACTTTCGGGGGAGGTCGACTGCACCGACTACGG TCCACGATGCCCTCAGAATCACGTCGACTTTCGTCACTTACTTCGCATCCCTCAAGATGAGGAGATCCCCGcgcaggacgaggacgagttTAGATGCTTGAACCTTGAAGTCACCTCACCTGTTCTGAAAACACTCCCAGAGCGACCGTACCCTGTTCTCGTGTGGATCCATG GGGGCTCCCAAGCTGTGTCCTTTGGAACGAACGCCTCGGGGCTTTGTG ATCCAACTGGGCTCGTTCAGAAGTCCATCGACATGGCCGAACCCATCATCGCCGTTACCATCAACTACAGACTCAACATGTTTGCATTTGGCGATTGCGCCAGTGAGAGGAATCTGGCCTTGAGAGATCAACAGCAGGCTTTAGAGTTTGTAAAGGCACATATATCTGGCTTTGGTGGTGATCCC GAAAATATCACCATCGCCGGTGAAAGTGCCGGGGCCGTCTACTGCCACGCCCATCTACTCATGGGCAGACCCGCCCGTCAGTGCATCTTACAGTCAGGAACTCTACATCTCTCGCCGCCTCAGCCAAGAGGAACCGCAGAAATGTTAATAGCCAGGGTGGCCAACGAGCTGTCGCGACTCGGAAACTGGACACTCCGTGATGCGCCCATGTCCAAGATGCTGGAGGCACAGGAAAGATTGGGTTTGGGGTCATTCTACCTccagatggaggagaagctcgagggcTGGGAAGAGAGAATCGGGGACCACTTCCAACGTGTCTTAATCGGAGACACTGAATACGAG TCGGTTCTATGGCGAAACGGAATTGAGTCGTTATCCCCAGAGTACATCTGCGATGCATTCGACTCTGCCGGAGAAGCAGCCCCAGCCTTGAAGAAGCTATACGGCATCATCTCCGACCGACCTGTTTCATGCAAGCTAGGAGCCTTGGACTTGCTCAACGACGCACGATTCAGCCTACCCATTGACTTATTCATGAAACAATGCCAACAAGCTAAAAAGCCTTCGTTCCGTTTCCTTGTCGACCAGCCAAATCCGTGGCAAACTTCCAGTCGCGCCCACCATGGCGTTGACCTCCTATATCTGTTCAACGCGTATGATTTGTCTCACAATCATCCCGCGCAAGAAATCGCGCGCTCTATGCAAGAGAAATGGATCATGTTTATTCATGGTCAAGACCCTTGGAAGCCTGGAGAGGCATTTGCTTTTGGGCCATTTGGAGAAAGTCGACTTCTGAGTCCTCAGGCCCTCAATGCGCGGAGGAGACAGCAACATGTGGCAGCTCTAGCAGCTCTTGGGTCGCAAAAGGTTAACGAGATTGTCGCAAGATTAGCGACTGGGAGATCGAGTCTATTAAATTAA
- a CDS encoding PALP domain-containing protein, with the protein MASFSLPEPFASIPRENFLFGPSPIQELPRISAALGGKVNVYAKREDCNSGLAYGGNKVRKLEYLAAEAQAEGADTLVSIGGVQSNHTRAVTAVATKLGLKAATVQEHWVEWEDPGYEKVGNIQLSRLMGGDVRLDPSTFGIEHKTTLAKLTEELKTAGRKPYYIPAGASDHPLGGLGFARWAFEVEAQEKELGVFFDTIIVCAVTGSTFAGMIAGFKLAEKNGSPKRKIIGIDASGKVQQTFDQVLRIAKSTASKIGLSEDDITADDIILDPNYNAKIYGIPDETTIAAMKFGAQTEAFITDPVYEGKSLAGMIDLIKTGKIASGNVLYAHLGGQLALNAYSSL; encoded by the exons ATGGCTTCCTTCTCCCTTCCTGAGCCTTTCGCCAGCATCCCCCGAGAGAACTTCCTCTTCGGCCCCTCTCCCATTCAGGAGCTCCCGCGGATATCCGCCGCTCTCGGAGGCAAGGTCAATGTCTACGCGAAGCGCGAGGACTGCAACTCTGGTCTCGCCTATGGAGGAAACAAGGTCCGGAAGCTCGA GTACCTCGCCGCTGAGGCCCAGGCCGAGGGCGCCGACACCCTCGTCTCCATCGGCGGCGTCCAGTCCAACCACACCCGCGCCGTGACGGCCGTCGCCACAAAGCTCGGACTCAAGGCCGCTACCGTCCAGGAGCACTGGGTCGAGTGGGAGGATCCTGGCTACGAGAAGGTTGGCAACATCCAGCTCTCCCGCCTCATGGGCGGCGACGTCCGCCTCGACCCCTCGACCTTTGGCATCGAGCACAAGACTACCCTCGCCAAGCTCACTGAAGAGCTCAAGACCGCCGGCCGCAAGCCTTACTACATCCCCGCCGGTGCTTCCGACCATCCCCTCGGTGGTCTTGGTTTTGCCCGCTGGGCGttcgaggtcgaggcccAGGAGAAGGAGCTCGGCGTCTTCTTCGACACCATCATCGTGTGCGCCGTGACCGGCTCCACCTTTGCCGGCATGATCGCCGGCTTCAAGCTCGCCGAGAAGAACGGCTCCCCCAAGCGCAAGATCATCGGCATCGACGCCTCAGGCAAGGTTCAGCAGACGTTCGACCAAGTCCTGCGCATCGCCAAGTCTACAGCCTCCAAGATTGGCCTCTCCGAGGACGACATCACCGCGGACGACATCATCCTCGACCCCAACTACAACGCCAAGATCTACGGTATCCCCGACGAGACCACCATCGCCGCCATGAAGTTTGGCGCTCAGACCGAGGCCTTCATCACTGACCCCGTTTACGAGGGTAAGAGCTTGGCTGGTATGATCGATCTGATCAAGACGGGCAAGATTGCTAGTGGCAACGTGCTCTACGCCCATCTTGGAGGACAGCTGGCTCTCAACGCCTACTCGTCGCTGTAG
- a CDS encoding DSBA domain-containing protein codes for MTVITVDIIFDFVCAWCYIGKRQLEMAISLYQKTYPGGKSDIFAINWRPYYLNYGPSTHSVDKSEVADVKLADMTTEQREKLYRRMNQIGRSVGINFKSGGKVGDTRFAHSLAHLASTKEPEVLNAVVERIFQAYHELEKDISTKEVLREIAINSAIAAGEVDEWLDSEEQVKAVDDQAEKNKEFLAGTGVPNYTVQGERLDGQPDAEDFMEAFIKAKGEN; via the exons ATGACCGTCATCACAGTCGACATCATCTTTGACTTTGTCTGTGCT TGGTGCTACATTGGCAAAAGACAGCTTGAAATGGCCATCTCTCTCTACCAAAAGACATACCCAGGTGGAAAGTCTGATATCTTCGCCATTAACTGGCGACCTTACTACCTCAACTACGGCCCCTCAACTCACAGCGTCGACAAGTCCGAAGTGGCCGATGTGAAGCTCGCCGACATGACTACAGAGCAAAGAGAGAAGCTATACCGACGGATGAACCAGATCGGACGCAGCGTTGGCATCAATTTCAAAAGCGGTGGAAAAGTCGGTGACACTCGGTTCGCGCATTCACTAGCACACCTCGCCAGCACAAAGGAGCCTGAAGTTCTAAATGCTGTCGTTGAGAGAATCTTCCAGGCCTATCATGAGTTGGAAAAGGACATTTCAACCAAAGAGGTGCTTCGAGAGATTGCCATTAACTCGGCTATTGCTGCTGGTGAGGTTGACGAGTGGTTGGATTCTGAGgagcaggtcaaggccgTGGATGATCAAGCTGAAAAGAACAAGGAGTTTCTAGCTGGGACTGGTGTTCCAAACTATACGGTTCAAGGAGAGAGGCTTGATGGACAACCCGACGCTGAAGACTTTATGGAGGctttcatcaaggccaagggtgaGAACTAG
- a CDS encoding Pyridoxal 5'-phosphate synthase produces MTNDSSNNGGEAKSSFTVKAGLAQMLKGGVIMDVTNAEQARIAEEAGACAVMALERVPADIRKDGGVARMSDPAMIKEIQEAVTIPVMAKARIGHFVECQILEALGVDYIDESEVLTPADDESHVEKSPFGVPFVCGCRNLGEALRRIAEGAAMIRTKGEAGTGDVVEAVRHMKTVNRQIAQAKAALAEGGIIRIRELARELEVDAELLRQTAELGRLPVVNFAAGGVATPADAALMMQLGCDGVFVGSGIFKSGDPAKRAKAIVRATTHFKDPKVLAETSTGLGEAMVGINCDTMKPEEKLAVRGW; encoded by the coding sequence ATGACCAACGACAGCTCCAACAACGGCGGCGAGGCCAAGTCCTCCTTCACCGTCAAGGCCGGCCTCGCCCAGATGCTCAAGGGCGGCGTCATCATGGACGTGACCAACGCCGAGCAGGCCCGcatcgccgaggaggccggAGCCTGTGCCGTCATGGCCCTCGAGCGAGTCCCCGCCGACATTCGCAAGGACGGAGGAGTCGCCCGCATGTCGGACCCCGccatgatcaaggagatccaGGAGGCCGTCACCATCCCCGTCATGGCAAAGGCCCGCATCGGCCACTTTGTCGAGTGCCAGATCCTCGAGGCTCTCGGTGTTGATTACATTGACGAGAGTGAGGTTTTGACTCCTGCCGATGATGAGAGCCACGTTGAGAAGAGCCCCTTTGGTGTTCCCTTTGTCTGCGGCTGCCGAAACCTGGGTGAGGCTCTCCGTCGCATTGCTGAGGGCGCCGCCATGATCCGAACCAAGGGTGAGGCCGGCACCGGTGATGTTGTCGAGGCCGTCCGTCACATGAAGACTGTCAACCGCCAGATTGCCCAAGCCAAGGCCGCTCTCGCCGAAGGCGGCATCATCCGCATCCGCGAACTGGCCCGCGAACTCGAGGTCGACGCCGAGCTCCTCCGCCAGACTGCCGAGCTGGGTCGTCTCCCCGTCGTCAACTTTGCCGCCGGTGGTGTCGCTACCCCCGCCGACGCCGCTCTCATGATGCAGCTGGGCTGCGACGGTGTCTTTGTCGGCAGCGGCATCTTCAAGTCCGGCGACCCCGCCAAGCGAGCCAAGGCCATCGTGCGCGCGACGACGCACTTCAAGGACCCCAAGGTGCTGGCCGAGACGAGCACCGGGCTGGGCGAGGCCATGGTGGGCATCAACTGCGATACCATGAagcccgaggagaagcttgccGTCCGAGGATGGTAA
- a CDS encoding Glutaminase translates to MLSLTIGVLALQGGFSEHVDLVHKAAEYLSSTDGISKTKFNCIEVRTEEQLAQCNGLIIPGGESTTISFVAAQSGLLEPLRHFVKVQKRPVWGTCAGLILLSDEANATKKGGQELIGGLAVRVHRNHFGRQIESFESGLDLPFLQDGEPFPGVFIRAPVVEEIISTSQDERPPVQVLAKLPGRVDKMKPGLSQANTKDDSGDIIAVRQGNVLGTSFHPELTKDARIHVWWLREILHQK, encoded by the exons ATGCTGAGCCTTACCATTGgcgtcctcgccctccagGGCGGCTTCTCTGAGCATGTAGACCTTGTCCACAAGGCCGCCGAGTACCTCTCGTCTACCGACGGCATTTCAAAGACAAAGTTCAACTGCATCGAGGTCCGCACTGAGGAACAACTCGCCCAGTGCAATGGACTCATCATCCCCGGCGGCGAAAGCACCACAATCTCATTTGTCGCCGCCCAGTCTGGTCTCCTCGAGCCCTTGAGACACTTTGTCAA GGTTCAAAAACGGCCTGTTTGGGGAACCTGCGCtggcctcatcctcctctccgaTGAAGCCAACGCCACCAAAAAGGGCGGCCAGGAACTCATCGGTGGTCTCGCTGTGCGCGTCCACCGCAACCACTTTGGTCGTCAGATTGAGAGCTTCGAGTCCGGCCTTGACCTTCCCTTCCTCCAAGACGGCGAGCCTTTCCCCGGAGTCTTTATCCGCGCGCCCGTCGTGGAGGAGATCATTAGCACATCTCAGGACGAGAGGCCGCCCGTACAAGTCCTCGCCAAGCTGCCCGGTCGGGTGGACAAGATGAAGCCCGGCCTATCGCAGGCAAACACCAAGGATGACTCGGGAGATATTATTGCTGTGAGGCAAGGTAATGTGCTAGGAACGAGCTTCCACCCAGAGTTGACAAAGGATGCGCGGATACACGTTTGGTGGCTGCGCGAGATTCTTCACCAGAAGTAA
- a CDS encoding Nuclear distribution protein PAC1 — MSRTLTSRQAEELHKSIIAYLAANNFQDSVTAMRTELNLGEEIFDPATAKKYETLLEKKWTSVVRLQKKIMDLEARNEALQTELDSATPTSLSNRKQDPASWLPAGPPRHVLQSHRTPINCVAFHPIYSSIASGDEDAIIKIWDWEFGELERTVKGHTKAVLDLDYGGPKGHTLLASCSSDLTIKLWDPSDEYKNIRTLPGHDHSVSAVRFIPSGAPGAPLSGNLLASASRDVTVRIWDVTTGYCLKTIRGHSDWIRDVSPSLDGKYLLSTGNDRTLRLWDISMNTPETKMVMIGHEHCVECCAFAPPSSYQHLATMAGLKKAPPASSTAEFMATGSRDKTIRLWDSRGTCIKTLIGHDNWVRSLVFHPSGKFLLSVSDDKTIRCWDLSQEGKCVKTLEGMHEHFITSLRWAPPITKGPADEANGEIGTPKKAAAAPQDVQIRCVIATGSVDTSLRIFSR; from the exons ATGAGCCGGACCTTGACGAGCCGGCAGGCCGAAGAGCT GCACAAATCCATCATCGCATACCTCGCCGCGAATAATTTCCAGGATAGCGTCACTGCTATGAGGACAGAGCTCAACCTCGGAGAGGAAATCTTTGATCCTGCCACCGCTAAGAAGTATGAGACgttgctggagaagaagtggaCCAGCGTTGTGCGGTTGCAGAAGAAG ATCATGGATCTAGAAGCACGAAACGAAGCTCTCCAGACCGAACTCGACAGCGCTACACCGACATCCCTATCCAACCGCAAGCAAGATCCCGCCTCCTGGCTTCCGGCCGGACCACCGCGACACGTCCTCCAATCGCACCGAACACCCATTAACTGCGTTGCGTTCCATCCCATCTACTCGTCTATCGCGTCcggagatgaagatgccatcatcaagatttGGGATTGGGAATTTGGCGAGTTGGAACGAACGGTGAAGGGCCACACCAAAGCGGTGCTCGATCTAGACTACGGTGGACCCAAGGGCCACACGCTGCTCGCATCTTGCAGCTCGGATCTGACTATCAAGCTCTGGGACCCATCCGACGAGTACAAGAATATCCGCACACTTCCTGGACACGACCACAGCGTGAGCGCCGTTCGGTTCATTCCTTCAGGGGCCCCTGGAGCACCACTTTCCGGTAATCTACTCGCGAGCGCTAGCCGAGATGTGACGGTGAGGATATGGGACGTCACCACAGGATACTGTCTGAAGACGATACGAGGGCATTCCGATTGGATTCGCGACGTGAGCCCATCCCTAGACGGAAAATACCTTTTGTCGACCGGCAACGACCGAACGCTGCGACTATGGGATATTTCAATGAATACCCCAGAGACAAAGATGGTCATGATCGGTCACGAGCATTGCGTCGAGTGCTGCGCTTTTGCCCCCCCTTCGTCTTACCAGCACCTTGCGACCATGGCTGGATTGAAGAAGGCTCCTCCAGCCAGCAGCACGGCCGAGTTCATGGCGACGGGATCCAGAGATAAGACTATTCGACTTTGGGATAGTCGCGGAACGTGCATCAAGACGTTGATCGGTCACGACAACTGGGTCCGGAGCTTGGTGTTCCATCCCAGCGGCAAATTCCTCCTGTCAGTATCCGACGACAAGACAATTCGATGCTGGGATCTGAGCCAAGAAGGAAAATGCGTCAAGACACTCGAAGGAATGCATGAACACTTTATTACCAGCTTGCGATGGGCGCCCCCGATTACCAAGGGCCCGGCGGATGAGGCCAACGGCGAGATTGGGACACCGAAAAAGGCAGCAGCGGCACCTCAAGATGTACAGATCCGCTGTGTTATCGCAACTGGAAGTGTTGACACGTCATTGAGGATCTTCTCACGGTAA